The nucleotide window CAATCTGTCCGGCATCATCATCTGGCAGGTATACGGAGATATGCTTAATATGACCAGCGCAACAGTGCCAAAAGGGAAGCTGATTTATTGCCCTAATACCACATCTCCCCTTGTTAATAAAATCAATGAAACATTTGCCAGCGGCGGCGGTAGCACTAATGTACCGCCTACTGTGAGCATCACCGCTCCGGCAAACAACGCCACTTTCACTGCTCCGGCCAGTATCACGCTGCAGGCTACTGCCAGCGATTCTGACGGACAGGTCGTAAAAGTGGAATTCTATAATGGAGCCACCCTGCTGGCCACCGATAGTACCGCTCCTTATAACTATGCCTGGAACAATGTACCGGCAGGCAGCTATACCGTGAAAGCTATTGCCACAGATAACAAAGGTGCTGCTACTACATCTGCCCTGGTAAATATCACGGTCAATGGCTCCGGCACTGTTCCGGATACTTCCGGCGGCAAAGTGATCGTCGGCTACTGGCAAAACTGGGGGCACCTACGGATGCTTCTCCGTATATCCCTCTCCGTAATATCAACCCGAAATATAACGTGGTGGAAATTGCCTTTGCTGTCAGTGGAACTGACCAGGCTACTATTTCCTTTGTACCTGAAAACGTAACATCAGCACAGTTCCTGTCGGATGTACAATACCTCCAGTCTCAGGGCAAGAAGGTGTTACTCTCTCTTGGTGGAGAAAACGGTTCCCTCAATCTCACATCAGCTACCCAGAAACAGGCGTTTATCACTTCCATGAAGGCGGTGCTGGACCAGTATAACTTTGATGGCTTTGACCTGGATATTGAAGGTGGTACCAACCTGCAGCTGGACAATGGTGACAAGGATTTCACCAATCCTACTACACCGAAGGTGGTGAACCTGATCGCTGCTGTTAAAGAGATCCTTGCTTACCGTAAGGCTCAGGGGAAAAATGCATGGCTCACCATGGCACCAGAAACCTATTATGTACAAACAGCCTATGGTTCTACCTATAGCCCGCTGGTAGGTGCTTACCTCCCGATTGTTTACGGGCTGCGTAATGAACTTACATTCATCCAGACACAATACTATAATACCGGCTCTGTAATGGGACTGGACAATGGTGTATACAATCAGGGTACATCCGACTTTATTGTGGCAATGTCTGAAATGCTGCTGAAAGGATTCCCTGTTTCCGGTACCAGCCTGACTTTTCCGGCACTCCGTCAGGACCAGGTGGCCTTTGGCCTGCCAGCTACACCCAGTGCTGCAGGAGGTGGTTACACTACACCTGCGAATGTTAAAAAAGCACTGGATTATCTGATCAAAGGACAGTCTTATGGCGGTGCTTACCAGCTGCGTAACCCGGCCGGCTACCCTAATTTCAGGGGTATCATGACCTGGTCTATCAACTGGGATAAAGCCAATGGAGACGAATTTGCTACCAACTACTACAATTATTTCTTTGGTACTACGCCTATCAACAAACCACCGGTGGTAAACATCACTTCACCGGCCAATAATGCTGTCTTTACAGCTCCGGCTACTGTGAACATCCAGGCTGCAGCGTCAGATAGTGACGGTATAGTAACCCGTGTAGCCTTCTACAATGGCAGCACCTTATTGGGTGTAGACAGCGTAGCTCCCTATACCTGGACCTGGAACAATATAGCCGCCGGTACTTATAGCCTTACCGCTAAAGCTACCGATAATGCAGGCGCTACTACTACCTCTGCAGTGGTGAGCATTACAGTAAACACCTCCGGTAATAAACCTCCTGTGGTGAACATCACATCACCGGCCAACAACGCCACTTTCACAGCTCCTGCAACTGTGAATATACAGGCTGCAGCATCTGATAGCGACGGTGTTGTTACCCGTGTAGCATTCTATAATGGCACTACGTTGCTGGGTACAGACAGTGTGGCTCCTTACACCTGGACCTGGAGCAATGTGGCTGCCGGCACATACAGCCTCACCGCAAAAGCTACTGACAATGGTGGTGCTACTACCACTTCTGCAGCTGTGAACATCACTGTTTCCGGTTCTACCGGTGGTTGTGATGGTATCCCGGCATGGTCTGCCACTACCGCTTACAACGGTGGCGCCAAAGTGGTATATAACGGTAAAGTATATACGGCTAACTGGTGGACACAGGGAGATCAACCGGACCTGAACAGCGGTGCCGGTAAACCATGGAAATACCTGAACGATTGTGGTGGTAACCCTGGTAACCAGCCTCCGGTAGTAAGTATTACTTCTCCTGTCAATAATGCTTCTTTCACTGCTCCTGCTACTGTAAACATACAGGCTAGTGCCAGTGATGCAGATGGTTCTGTTGTACAGGTGGCATTCTACAATGGCAGCGCGCTGCTGGGTGTGGACAGCACTGCTCCTTACGCCTATGCCTGGACCAATGTAGCCGCGGGATCATACAGCCTGACAGCCAAAGCTACAGATAACAGCGGTGCTGTTACAACTTCTTCCGCTGTAGCTATTTCTGTTACCGGCGGCGGTGGTGGCGGAGACTGCAACGGTATTCCGGTGTGGTCTGCTTCTACAGCTTATAATGGCGGTGCACAGGTAGTATATAACGGTAAAGTATACTCTGCTAAATGGTGGACACAAGGCAACCAGCCTGACCAAAGTACAGGCGATGGCCAGCCATGGCAGTTTGTACGTAACTGTTCCGGTGCTGCACTGACATCTGCTGCACTGACATCCATTCAGGCAGAACAGGTAATTGCTTATCCTAACCCGGTAACTGGTCCGGACCTGCAGATACAGGTGAGTGCCAATGCCGGCGAAAAGCTCCTGGTGGAAGTACTGGACCTGAGAGGTAGCGCACCAATACTGCGACAGGTACATACCGCCAATGGAAAAGGCAATCAGCCGCTGCGCCTGGACGTATCCAACGTGCCCAATGGTACCTGGATTATACGGGTGACCAGCCAGCAAAGCAAAAAAGTATGGAATGGTAAAATCATAAGGATGTAACCCCTCTATATAAAATGCAAAAAAGACGCAAAGGAGCTCCCCCCTTTGCGTCTTTTGCATTTTATATCCCTGGTCGTAGTGTTAAATAGGAAGACCCCCCGGTTAAGCCAGGGGGGCCGTTCTTTTCTCATAAACCCACGTTAATAAACTCGTTGCTGTTGACAAAGGTGGACTGTTGTATCGTACAGCTCTCTGCCGGTATAAAAGATCCCTGCGGATCAAACCGGGATATGGGCGATAAAAAAGAAAAAGGACTGGTACTTACAGATACTGAACTACCGTTGACGGATATACGCTGATTAGCATCAAAACCATGTAATATCAATCTGATATATTTAAACTGGCTGGTATAGCTGCCTGCTACCTTCGACAATGTGAGTTTTCCGGCAGCAGGATCATAGGTGATAGCCCGTTCATAATAGCCACCCTTCTCGTATGAAAAACTTTCTCCATCATCTTCATAATAAACAAAAGAGCTGGCTTCATCACCCTTGTAGAGGTGAAGGAAAAGTGTATCTGTCGGTTTTTCAAGCGTAGACTGTATCAGCGATTGCATAGGAATGATACTGCTTCCCTTCACGTATACAGGTAAGGTTTTAATGCTGAGCGGAGTAATCACCTCCTGCTGGCCGTTGCTGACAGCGTCTGTATAGAGATTATACCACTTCCCTTTGGGGAAATAGATGCTGCCAAACTCTTTGGTGCTTTCAAAAGGAGCTACCATAAAAGCAGCGCCGAACTGATACTGTTGTTGAAACCGGGTATCGTATACATTGGGGTCAAAAGTGTTGTTGATTGCCAATGTGCGGACTACGGGCATGCCTGTACGCGATGATTCATACATGGTGCTGTAGAGGTAAGGCAACAGCCGGTAGCGCAGGTTGATATAGTTTCTTGTTATTTCAAGAGCTTCTTCACCAAAAGCCCAGGGTTCTGCTGATTTGGTGTTTACACCGGTATGGTTTCTGAAGTAGGGAATGAAGGCGCCTATCTGCATCCATCGGGTGTACAGACTCACTGTAGGGTTGCCGGTAAAGCCGCCTATGTCCATGCCAGTGAAGGGGAAGCCACTCAGGCCCAGGCTGTTCAGCAGCCGGACACCCAGCAGCATATGGTCTTCTTCTGCGCGGTTATCTCCGGTCCATAAGGCGCTATAGCGCTGGCTGCCGGCATAGGCAGCACGGGTCAGGAGGAAAGGCCGTTTTTGCAGGGCTTCCCGGGTTCCTTCATAGCTGGCACGCGCCATCTGCAGACCGTAGATATTATGTCCCTGGAGATGCGTGGTGGGATGGCCTTCGTAGTTGAAGATCACGTTGTTAGGCATCTTTTGCCCCCAGGTGGCTATTTCGTTCATGTCATTCCAGATGCCGCTCACACCGTCACGGATATACGATTTTACCTGTTCTTTCCACCAGCTGCGACCTTTGCTGCTGGTGAAGTCAGGGAAATGGCACCAGCCGGGCCATACCTGGCCGGTATAGTTTTCTCCATCGTTATACTGAAGGAAGATGTTTCCCTTTTTTCCACTTTCATAGGCGGCATAGCCATTTTCCACTTTTATGCCGGGGTCTACGATAACGGTTACACGAAATCCCATTTCCCGGAGGCGACTGGTCAGCTGCTGAGGATTAGGAAAACGTTCCTTATTCCAGGTAAACAGCTTGTAGGCATCCATGTAATGGATGTCTAAGGTGATGCCATCGGCGGGGATTTTCTTTTCCCGCAGTGTTTGTGCTATACGCAGTACTTCTGTATCGGGATAGTAGCTGTAGCGGTTTTGTTGATAACCCAGGCTCCATAGTGGCGGTAGTGGCATGCGTCCGGTGAGACTGGTATACGATTTAATAATATCTGCCACCTGCGGATGGTAGATAAAATAGTAGTTCATCTCCCCTCCCCGGGCGCCAAAAGAAGAAAAGCGGTTGTTGCTGGCGCCGAAGTTGAAATCGCTCTGGTAGCTGTTGTCGAAGAAGATTCCGTAGTTCTGGCGGTGATGGATACCGATATAAAACGGAATGGTAGCGTAAATGGGATCTCTGTTGGTAGCATAACCAAATACATCTGAATTCCAGTTCGTATATCCTTCTCCTTTACGATCTAAGTTGCCCGTTTTTTCTCCCAGCCCGATAAACCGCTCCTGTTCCTGCATTTTCTTATAGGTGGTCACTTCATCACCAATCCACGAGGTCGTTAGTCCTGGTTCATCCTCATTAATCACTTCGCCCGAAGGGCTAAAAAAGCTGATGGCAAAAGGGCTTTTCCGGATTTGCATGCGCAGTGAATCCGTAACGATACTGATTTCGCTGTTGTTTTGTGTTATCTGTGTTTTGACGGTCTGTGGGCCTGTGATAACAGCATAGGAGAAATCAGCAGTCAGCGGCCTTTTGTCCATCCTTACACGAATAACGGCAGGACTGTATACGGTTATTTCTGCATAAGCATTTTCGGTTTTTATTTTCACCTGTTGTCCTGAAATGCTGACGGCATTTACCTTACCTGCCGTGACCACCTGTGTTTGTGCACGGGAATGACTATACGAAAAAAGAAGCAACAATAGGAAAATGGCCGGCAGCGAAATCTTATTCATGGTCTTGTTGGTTTGCTGAACAAAAAAATCCTCTCCTGCACCCTGCAATACAGAGCGAAGTATCAGATGAAATATTGTATGGTGGATAATTCTGACGGGAACAGGAAACCCTGTTCCGTCAGAAGGAGTATGGTTTAGTAGCCGGGGTTTTGTACCAGATTTCTGTTGACAGCAAGGTCGCTGGTTGGGATAGGGAACAACAGGTTCCTTGGGTTATCGGTTGGTTTCAGTTGCCATGGAGTGAGGAACTTACCGAACCGGATGAGGTCCTGTCTTCTCCAGCCTTCCCAGTACAGTTCACGGCCTCTTTCGTCCAGGAGGGTGCTGAGGTCGAGTGCTCCCAGAGAGGAGGCGCTGCGCGCTGTTCTGAGTTCATTTACCAGTGCCAGTGCGCCGGCTGCGTCTCCGGTGCGGAGCAACGCTTCTGCTTTCATCAATACTACATCAGCATAGCGGAAGAAGACGTAGTCGTTGCTGGCTTCGTTGTTATCTTTTGATTTATCGGAAGTATAAAAATCCGGTACGTATTTGATTACCCTGATACCGGTCACTTCCAGATTGTTACCGGATTCTTTGAGTTGTACATCCCGGGTGAAGGCCAGCGGGTTGTCTTTTCTGTCTTTCAGCGGGTTGTGGTGAGCATCGTATTGCTGGCCGATGAGGAAGCCTACGAGCATACCACTGGTGTCAGTAAGTCCGGTGTAGGCACCGCCTCTTCTTCTGTCTGAAGCTTCAAATTTATCGTAGAAGTCAGACAGAGTGGCAAAGCCATTCCAGCCGCTTGGGTTCATGTTATAGTGCACGGTGAATTTCCAGCGGGCATAGGTGGCGTTACCATTGCGGACAGTGCTGAAGCCAGGGCCATTCTGCTGGGTGAAGATGTTTTCTTTGGATTTCACATCATTATCACGGGCGAAGTTGTCGAAGTAGTCGGTGCCCAGGTTATAGGCGCCGGTAGCTTTGATCTGGTCTGCCAGCTGTATCACCTTTTGCATATCGGCTGCATCAAAAGTGGGTGCTGCTCTGTTCAGGAAAGCACCTTTGTTGAGATAACATTTCATCAGCAGGAAACGCACGGCGTCCTGGTTGGCCACGTAGGCAGCGGTAGCCGGACGGGTGCCCAGGTCGCCCTGTATGGCGTTTAATTCTGCAATGATAAAGTCCAGTGCTTCCTGTGCTTTCATCACTTTAGGTGCATTCAGCAGGGTATCTGATGGATTTCTGAAAGGTACCTGACCCCAGAGGTCCAGCACGGTGAACATTGAGAGGGCGCGCAGAAAGCGGGCTTGTGCAGCCTGGTTTTTATCGGGTTTAAAATTCAGTACGTTGGTGGCACTGAATTGTAAGGTCAGCAGATTGGTGAATGCATTTTGAATGTGGGCATGGTCTGCATTCCAGGTATGTTCATGCAGGGCACGCCATACGCCATTGTCGTCCCAGTCGCCGCCACGGGTGGGGCCTACGGTTTCATCAGTGCTCATCTGGGAGAGCCCCCAGGTATTACCAAAGTCCTGGTAAGGCATCTGAAGGTTGTCGTAAGCTCCTTTTAACAGGGCAGGCACTTTGATCACGGAGTCGGCTTGGTTCTTGGTGAGCGTGGAGCCAAGCTGTTCATTCAGACTGCAGGCCTGGAAGCCTACTACAGAGGCAATTACTAAAGCGGATCGGAAAATATATTTAGTCATGATAGTAGTTTTTGTGTGAATGGTTTATAAAGAGAACAGGAGACCCAGCATCACCGTTCTGGCGGTTGGATAGGGTGAGTACTCAATACCAAAGGAGGTAACTCCATTCACATTTTTGTCTGTATTTACTTCCGGATCGAAGCCAGTGTATCTGGTGATTACAAAGAGGTTCTGGCCGGTAGCATATACAGAGGCGTTTTTCAGGACACGGCCCACATTACCGATGTTGTAGGTAAGAGTGACGTTATCCAGTTTGAAGAAGCTGCCGTTTTCCAGGTAACGGGAAGATACTGTGATGGGGTTGGAGAGGTTTTCTCCGTTGCCCAGCAGCGCCTTGGCGATATTTCTGGAACCGATGTTGCCGATAGGCAGTACGGTATTGGCGGTGTTGTTATATACCTGATGGCCGAAGGCGCCATGGCCGCTGGCTGCGAGTATCCATTTTTTGTACACCAGTTCTGTATTCACGCCCAGCAAGGTTTTGGGGTTGGGGTTGGTGAGATAGTACAAGGTATTGCCATTGTCGGCATAGATGCCCTGACCTTTATCATCGAAGCCCTGGAACTTACGTACGTAGAAGGTATTGAGCGGATAGCCGTTGGCGAGTCGCTGAGCGGTGGCACCGGAAACACCTTGTCCGCTGATGGAGCCGGTGAGCACAGGAGGACCATCATAGTTTTTCAGCTCATTACGCAGGGCGGTAGCGTTCACACCCAGTGTCCAGGAGAGCTCTTTTTTACGAATGATATCTCCTTTCAGGGATATTTCCACGCCTTTGTTGATCACATTACCGGGGAGATTGATCCAGTAGGTGGAAGCAGGTGCGGGTTGAATGGCGGGGAAGTTGAACAGCAGATTGCTGGTGTTTTTGTAGAAGTAGTCGATATTACCATAAATACGGCTGTTTACCAGACTGAAGTCTACGCCTGCATTGAATTGTTTGGAGGTCTCCCATTTGAGGTTGGGGTTGGCCACATTCGAGAGTGCGGCGGCTCCGGAAGCACCCAGCCCGTATTGTTCCTGGGCTGCGCCGGCAGGAAATTCCTGGTTGCCGGTAACACCATAACCCACTCTCAGTGCGAGGTTGTTGATGGTACGGTTGTTTTTCAGGAAGTCTTCACCAGTAAGGTTCCATTTGGCGGCAAAAGACGGGAAGTAACCGTATTTGTTGTTAGACCCGAATTTGCTGGAGCCATCGGCCCTCATAGTACCGGTGATGATATATTTTTCATAGAAGTTGAGGGTCACCCTTCCGAAGAATGACTGCAGCTCTGAACTGGGATTACGGAAGGAACTCATGAAAGTGTTGGCCTGTGAAGGAGCCTGCAGGATGTCAGTGTATTTTACTGCATAAGTAGGGAAACCGTTGGCGCCCAGACCCATACCAGAGTAGTCAAATTTCTGGTACTCCTGTCCTACCATGGCGCTGAGGCTGAAGGCAGAAGTCAGTTGTTTGTTGAAACTCAGGGTGTTATTGAACAACTGAGTAGTCAGTTCTGCATTACCGTAGTAGGCCTGTCCCTGTTTGTTTATACCTGCAATATTGATAAAGGAAGCTACCTGCGATTCACGTTTGCCTACCTGATGGTTGATGCTGTAGAGTGCGCGGTATTCCCAGTTGTCGTTGAATTTATAGTACGGAGAGATACTGGCGAGTACATAGCTGATATTGACTTTATCGTCGTAGGCTTGTGACATGGCCAGCGGGTTTACGGACTTACCTTCATCGAGGATATTGAGGGAACCGTCGGCATTTCTGATATTC belongs to Chitinophaga sp. HK235 and includes:
- a CDS encoding Ig-like domain-containing protein, with the protein product MEIAFAVSGTDQATISFVPENVTSAQFLSDVQYLQSQGKKVLLSLGGENGSLNLTSATQKQAFITSMKAVLDQYNFDGFDLDIEGGTNLQLDNGDKDFTNPTTPKVVNLIAAVKEILAYRKAQGKNAWLTMAPETYYVQTAYGSTYSPLVGAYLPIVYGLRNELTFIQTQYYNTGSVMGLDNGVYNQGTSDFIVAMSEMLLKGFPVSGTSLTFPALRQDQVAFGLPATPSAAGGGYTTPANVKKALDYLIKGQSYGGAYQLRNPAGYPNFRGIMTWSINWDKANGDEFATNYYNYFFGTTPINKPPVVNITSPANNAVFTAPATVNIQAAASDSDGIVTRVAFYNGSTLLGVDSVAPYTWTWNNIAAGTYSLTAKATDNAGATTTSAVVSITVNTSGNKPPVVNITSPANNATFTAPATVNIQAAASDSDGVVTRVAFYNGTTLLGTDSVAPYTWTWSNVAAGTYSLTAKATDNGGATTTSAAVNITVSGSTGGCDGIPAWSATTAYNGGAKVVYNGKVYTANWWTQGDQPDLNSGAGKPWKYLNDCGGNPGNQPPVVSITSPVNNASFTAPATVNIQASASDADGSVVQVAFYNGSALLGVDSTAPYAYAWTNVAAGSYSLTAKATDNSGAVTTSSAVAISVTGGGGGGDCNGIPVWSASTAYNGGAQVVYNGKVYSAKWWTQGNQPDQSTGDGQPWQFVRNCSGAALTSAALTSIQAEQVIAYPNPVTGPDLQIQVSANAGEKLLVEVLDLRGSAPILRQVHTANGKGNQPLRLDVSNVPNGTWIIRVTSQQSKKVWNGKIIRM
- a CDS encoding TIM-barrel domain-containing protein, producing MNKISLPAIFLLLLLFSYSHSRAQTQVVTAGKVNAVSISGQQVKIKTENAYAEITVYSPAVIRVRMDKRPLTADFSYAVITGPQTVKTQITQNNSEISIVTDSLRMQIRKSPFAISFFSPSGEVINEDEPGLTTSWIGDEVTTYKKMQEQERFIGLGEKTGNLDRKGEGYTNWNSDVFGYATNRDPIYATIPFYIGIHHRQNYGIFFDNSYQSDFNFGASNNRFSSFGARGGEMNYYFIYHPQVADIIKSYTSLTGRMPLPPLWSLGYQQNRYSYYPDTEVLRIAQTLREKKIPADGITLDIHYMDAYKLFTWNKERFPNPQQLTSRLREMGFRVTVIVDPGIKVENGYAAYESGKKGNIFLQYNDGENYTGQVWPGWCHFPDFTSSKGRSWWKEQVKSYIRDGVSGIWNDMNEIATWGQKMPNNVIFNYEGHPTTHLQGHNIYGLQMARASYEGTREALQKRPFLLTRAAYAGSQRYSALWTGDNRAEEDHMLLGVRLLNSLGLSGFPFTGMDIGGFTGNPTVSLYTRWMQIGAFIPYFRNHTGVNTKSAEPWAFGEEALEITRNYINLRYRLLPYLYSTMYESSRTGMPVVRTLAINNTFDPNVYDTRFQQQYQFGAAFMVAPFESTKEFGSIYFPKGKWYNLYTDAVSNGQQEVITPLSIKTLPVYVKGSSIIPMQSLIQSTLEKPTDTLFLHLYKGDEASSFVYYEDDGESFSYEKGGYYERAITYDPAAGKLTLSKVAGSYTSQFKYIRLILHGFDANQRISVNGSSVSVSTSPFSFLSPISRFDPQGSFIPAESCTIQQSTFVNSNEFINVGL
- a CDS encoding RagB/SusD family nutrient uptake outer membrane protein, whose protein sequence is MTKYIFRSALVIASVVGFQACSLNEQLGSTLTKNQADSVIKVPALLKGAYDNLQMPYQDFGNTWGLSQMSTDETVGPTRGGDWDDNGVWRALHEHTWNADHAHIQNAFTNLLTLQFSATNVLNFKPDKNQAAQARFLRALSMFTVLDLWGQVPFRNPSDTLLNAPKVMKAQEALDFIIAELNAIQGDLGTRPATAAYVANQDAVRFLLMKCYLNKGAFLNRAAPTFDAADMQKVIQLADQIKATGAYNLGTDYFDNFARDNDVKSKENIFTQQNGPGFSTVRNGNATYARWKFTVHYNMNPSGWNGFATLSDFYDKFEASDRRRGGAYTGLTDTSGMLVGFLIGQQYDAHHNPLKDRKDNPLAFTRDVQLKESGNNLEVTGIRVIKYVPDFYTSDKSKDNNEASNDYVFFRYADVVLMKAEALLRTGDAAGALALVNELRTARSASSLGALDLSTLLDERGRELYWEGWRRQDLIRFGKFLTPWQLKPTDNPRNLLFPIPTSDLAVNRNLVQNPGY
- a CDS encoding SusC/RagA family TonB-linked outer membrane protein codes for the protein MMKTRLFRHLLLCSLLLLLQGLAMAQNRTVTGKVTDEKGAAIPGASVQIKGTQSGTTTDPDGNFKVSVGPNATTLIISFIGQTAQEINIVNKTNVTVKLVAENTTLTDVVVVGYGTTRKKDITGAISQVKAGEFNRGITTAPDQLIQGKVSGLMVLNNSGAPGASTTVRIRGVSSVRSGNQPLYVVDGVPLDGRVARPAINVSGLGQTPDANPLNFINSNDIASMDVLKDASATAIYGSRGANGVIIITTKKGTPGATRLDVSYSAGASSIMKQLPVLNADEYRAALKTYNQTGGDFGGSSDGMKSILRTGITHNINVAMSGGSETSRYRASFGVTDQEGIIKKSGLKKYTATLNGQNKFLESKKLGIDYNIMAAQTTEQLAPITNDAGFTGSLIGMALQWNPTMNIRNADGSLNILDEGKSVNPLAMSQAYDDKVNISYVLASISPYYKFNDNWEYRALYSINHQVGKRESQVASFINIAGINKQGQAYYGNAELTTQLFNNTLSFNKQLTSAFSLSAMVGQEYQKFDYSGMGLGANGFPTYAVKYTDILQAPSQANTFMSSFRNPSSELQSFFGRVTLNFYEKYIITGTMRADGSSKFGSNNKYGYFPSFAAKWNLTGEDFLKNNRTINNLALRVGYGVTGNQEFPAGAAQEQYGLGASGAAALSNVANPNLKWETSKQFNAGVDFSLVNSRIYGNIDYFYKNTSNLLFNFPAIQPAPASTYWINLPGNVINKGVEISLKGDIIRKKELSWTLGVNATALRNELKNYDGPPVLTGSISGQGVSGATAQRLANGYPLNTFYVRKFQGFDDKGQGIYADNGNTLYYLTNPNPKTLLGVNTELVYKKWILAASGHGAFGHQVYNNTANTVLPIGNIGSRNIAKALLGNGENLSNPITVSSRYLENGSFFKLDNVTLTYNIGNVGRVLKNASVYATGQNLFVITRYTGFDPEVNTDKNVNGVTSFGIEYSPYPTARTVMLGLLFSL